Genomic DNA from Helicoverpa armigera isolate CAAS_96S chromosome 10, ASM3070526v1, whole genome shotgun sequence:
ACCTCGTGCTTGATGGAGCGCGCGCCGTAGTGCACGTCGTAGCCGTCCGCCAGCGCGCCCAGCACGCCGCCCTCCCAGCGCAGCTCCACCGCGTGCCGCGCGCGCGCCTTCTCCGCCCACGCCTTCAGCTCCAGGCTCACCAGCGTCAGCAGCTCCTGCCGCGAGAACGGCAGGAAGTACACGATCTCGTTGATCCGCCCCAGGAACTCGTCCCTGCCGAAGTGCCGCTTGAGGATCGGCCGCACGACGCTGTCCTTGAAGTTCCGAGACACCTCCAGGGACTCCTCGGGGTCCGACTCCTCCGGCCCGTTTCCGTCACGAGATATCACTTAAAAAAATGATTCGATCGTTAGCACCGAGAAGTTCTATGTTTCTTAGTTCTATCGCCATGCAGGAAATGAACTTGCGGATCACCTCTCTGCTCCACGGCCAGCGCGGGCGTCATGCGCACGCGctgcgccgcccgcgcctcCGCCTCGCGCCGCAGCTGCAGCCCGTACTGCGCGATCTCGTCCGCCGCGAGGTTCGACGTCATTACAAAGATGGCGTTTTTACACTCAATCAACTTGCCTTTGCCGTCCGTCAGCCGACCCTGTAACAAAGAGTGTCAGTGAGCCCCGCTTCGCGAGGAGCGCGAGTAGCGCGACGGACACGTGACACGGACGGTGACACCCACCTCGTCGAAGAGTTGCAGCAGGACGGTGAGCACGTCGGGATGAGCCTTGTCCACCTCGTCGAACAGCACGACGGCGTCGGCGCGGCGAGCCAGCGCCCGCGTCAGCTGGCCGCCCTCCTCGTGCCCCACGTAGCCGGGCGGCGCGCCGATCAGCTTGGCCACCTCGTGCTTCTCCTGGTACTCGGACATGTCGAGGCGGATGAAGGCGGCCGGGTCGTCGCGGTGCATGTAGCGCGCCAGCTGCTTCGCCAGCTCCGTCTTGCCGATGCCGGAGCTGCCGAGGAAGAGGAACACGAGCGGGTGCTCGTcgtcggcccagccgttctcctTGCGGCGCACGGCGGCGGCCACGGTCTCCACCGCGGCCTGCTGGCCCACGATGAACTGCTTGAGGCGCTGCTCGAGCGGGAAGCGGCGCCGCTcctcggcggcggcggcggcggcggcctcCTCCCAGACGCGCGTGTGCGACAGGATGAGGTCGCGCGTGGGCGAGGGGTCCCGCGCGTAGTGCAGCGCGCGGCGGCCCGCGTGGTCGCGCGCCGTGGGGTCGGCGCCCGCCTCCagcagcgcccgcgccgcgcccgccgagtCGGCCAGCGCCGCGTAGTGCAGCGCCGTCCAGCCCAGGAAGGAGGCGCGCGCGTTCATGCTGCTGCAGAACTCGTCCTCGCGCCGCTGCAGCACCTCGAGCGGGTGCatgccggcggcggcggcggccagcGCGGCGCCGGAGTAGCGCTCCTGCAGGTCGGGGCGCGCGCCCAGGCGCAGCAGCTCGTGCACGGCGGCCGCCTGGTCGTTGGCGGCCGCCACCATGAGCGCCGTCCAGCCCAGCGCGTGGCGCCAGTCGGCCCCGCCGCCGCTGCCGTCCGGCGCATTGTCCCCGCGACCACTTTTAGCGTTGGAAGTTACGGCCTCCACCTGCCTATAATTCCCACAGATTACATTTACAATCTTTGGTTAACACTCTTTCACTGACTCTTTGCACTGCCTAGAAAGCCTAGCAAACTAGCATAGTTTAATTTGTGCCAATCCAACAAtctgcacttggagaggcctatgtccagcagtggactgcgataggctgatgatgatgatgatgatgatgatgaacaatcTGTACTGTTACATAACTATGAGGTTATTAGATTACTTAGTTCAAGGTTACTGTTACTGTACTTACTTCCGTAACTCTTGCACATTGCCAAGTTGTGCGGCTTTGAAGAATCGTTTTTCTGCAACAATCAAGCAACTAACATTAATCTAGTTTTAATGAGATGTGATGTATATACTGGCACAATGATGTACCTACCCCATGCATAACTCTAGGAGCCCTACAAATGATCTGAACTTTtgtattacatattttcttCTGCACTAGGTAGTATGGTAGATGATGATATACAATGCATATGAACTGAGAGTGCTTGTGATAGTTCTACTGTTACTATATGtatattgctttatttttttttatcaatgtctaatttttaaacaccaccacagaggtgtaataaaattagatgaacaaaaAAGAGTAACCAGCTCACTAGCTCCTCTTCATTTCTGCTGtcttagtatttttataaagattttataattttttgttgaaagttatgaaaaaatgttagttattctgactgctatccattttgagctctgaaaaaatcacaactaGGTACAGATAACCATGGACCATCGGCCTGGGTGACATCTCATGTCATATAAAAgtacagaagaagtacagtgatgactgtacttcttctgtacTTTTATCTAGTCTAGTAGAACGAAGTGTCCCATTTCTTCTACCGCAAATGTTCAGTgaaactagtgggaataccagtGAAAATCATAAtacccactagttctactattttctTGCACCTCATGTAGTAGAGATCTAGTGggaaaaaagttcccattagttctactgtaGAGCTGAGCAGtaggaactagtgggaacaaaccgaTTAAAGATACTGTTAGATAAATCCAGAATCTATTGagagtatattataatattactacataCAACACTTGAAACCCATGATGCTATTGAACCCATGTTCTATTATGATAATGTTATATGTAATGTACTATCAATAATGCATGGACTTGGATGAGTTTGTAAGGAAGTAACCATTATAGCTCTGCCTCATTAACACgtcaatggcgacgtcgccggctacatATCCTAGGAGTTAATAtggaaatgtatggaacctaacacACTTGGCAATGGTTTGGAAACGTCGCCAAGTCGAGCTACAGTTCTCTACGTGGCTTCTGCTAGCTTGGTAGCGTAGCCACTAATGCCACtgtaatgtacacggtaaagtgCACATCACTCACTCAGTCGCCggtgtggtcgcc
This window encodes:
- the LOC110375206 gene encoding mitochondrial disaggregase, which produces MSTLGPVRCLFRHSAFALRQSARIAGVVGRYIRSAEKHGEPGGDHRARAARAALGAGTLALALLAADHVFNEKRFFKAAQLGNVQELRKQVEAVTSNAKSGRGDNAPDGSGGGADWRHALGWTALMVAAANDQAAAVHELLRLGARPDLQERYSGAALAAAAAGMHPLEVLQRREDEFCSSMNARASFLGWTALHYAALADSAGAARALLEAGADPTARDHAGRRALHYARDPSPTRDLILSHTRVWEEAAAAAAAEERRRFPLEQRLKQFIVGQQAAVETVAAAVRRKENGWADDEHPLVFLFLGSSGIGKTELAKQLARYMHRDDPAAFIRLDMSEYQEKHEVAKLIGAPPGYVGHEEGGQLTRALARRADAVVLFDEVDKAHPDVLTVLLQLFDEGRLTDGKGKLIECKNAIFVMTSNLAADEIAQYGLQLRREAEARAAQRVRMTPALAVEQRVISRDGNGPEESDPEESLEVSRNFKDSVVRPILKRHFGRDEFLGRINEIVYFLPFSRQELLTLVSLELKAWAEKARARHAVELRWEGGVLGALADGYDVHYGARSIKHEVERRVVNQIALAAERGALARGCAVLLTERAGRVALAVRRPPDQDYTPLDLAAV